The Mytilus edulis chromosome 5, xbMytEdul2.2, whole genome shotgun sequence genomic interval CAGATTTATATTCAGACGGACAATCTCTAACTGCGCCACAATTTAATTCAGCAATTTCTATGTTTCCAAAGGGCATTATGTTGACGTCACTTTGAACTACATCCTTCTCATCATTAATAACTCAAAAAGAACACGCAAAGCAAGCTAAAGAAAAAGAGCCTATTTCTCCTGTATTTGTTGCACTCACATGGTCAAATTATAAAAGTtatcaaatcatatgaaaaaaaagttatgtcaggaaaaaaaactagaggctctaaagagcctgtgtcgctcaccttggtctatgtgaatattaaacaaaggaaacagattgATTCATGACGAAAATgggttttggtgatggtgatgtgtttgtagatctcactttactgaacattcttgctgcttacaattagcTCTATCTATAATACACTTCCTAGTAGTTACAGTGTCAGTGGAGAAGgtaagtaaaaatttacaaattttatgaaaattgttaaaaattgactataaagggcaataactccttgcTCATTTTAAGGTcatactttgctgtacattattgctgtttacagtttatctctatctataataatattcaagataataaccaaaaacggcaaaattttcttaaaattaccatttcagggacagcaacctaacaatgggttgtccgaatcatctgaaaatttaagggcagatagatcttgacctgattaacaattttaccccatgtcagattgctctaaatgctttggtttttgagatgccaaaaactgcattttacccccatgttctatttttagccatggcggccatcttggttggttggccaggtcaccggacacttTTTCAACaagataccacaatgatgattgtggccaagtttggtttaatttggcctagtagtttcagaggtgaagatttttgtaaaagataactaagatttacgaaaaatggttaaaaattgactataaagggcaataacaccTAAAgaggtcaacagaccattttggtcctgttgacttatttgtagatcttactttgctgaacatttttgctgtttacagtttatctctttctataataatattcaagataataaccaaaaacggcaaaatttccttaaaattaccaattcaggggcagcaacctatcaacgggctgtccgattcatctcaaaattgcAGGGCAAATacatcttgacctaatgaacaattttatcccatgtcagatttgctcttttgagtgataagccaaaaactgcattttacccctatgttcttttttttagccatggcggccatcttggttggttgggcgggtcacaattttaaaactagataccctaataatgattttggccatgttgggttaaatttggcctagcagtttcagaggagaagatttttgtaaaagttaacgacgacggacgacagatgacggacgacggacgacgacgacggacgacggacgccaagagatgagaaaagctcacttggcctttcgggccaggtgagctaaaaagcagaAAATTGTGACTACGGAATCCATTCCAAGTGTCCAAAATTGAAAGGAAAGCATTCTGTCTGGTATTCGAACTTGAGAGTAAACACACCGTACAACCGATCCTTATTTAGGTTGAAGCCGGACGGATACAAACATGCCCCACTGTTGGCATGAGGCACTATGAAGGTTATTTTGCCTTTTCTTTTCATTTCTATACTTTTTGAATGAAATGGGCTGTGAAATGTTTTAGTTTACTGagagaattaaaaacaaatatttcgaCACGTCTTGTCAAATATTGCTACGGCAATATATGCCTGGGGTTAGAAAACCCTTAGTGTTTCGAACAATTTAACATTGTATAAACAGTAAATATACAGAAAATTAACATATCAATGAAAGTTCATGTTAACAAAAAAAAGTGTTGCCTTCTGCGCTGATATTTTCAGGGACGAAGGATTCACCCGCAGTGGCATCGGCTCAGTGGTTGTAAAGAACTCCAAGTCGGATTAGGGAATGTTTCAGACAGTTAGATCATGCAACTTCTAATTTactattttttctaaaacaaaatgtgaTTAAAAACACCCTCATGTCAGCGGAAACGATAATAATTTCTTTGATTTAAACACGCAACCTCCTTTATAGGTTGATTTATTATAatgtttttcaattgttttcatgtTTTCGAAAACCCAGTCAAGGTCATCAAATGCTTCAGGATAAGTCTAATagatttgtaaaatattaataatCCCAATGATTCTTAAGGTATAAAACCTCTAATTCATAGCcacattgctttctatgttaaattctgcaatttcaagcatttataaaattgagaatggaaatggggaatgtgccaaagagacaacccgaccatagaaaaaaaacaacagcagaaggtcaccaacaggttatGGCTactttatcttaagttcaaataaagtggcagttatgtcatgtcaaaactgtaccttatcctgacttgtgctaAAAGAATCAatatacctttaattgcatattagagcgtactggttcccCAAAGTTGGATAGTACAAAAACCggaacttctgatctgaacaacaggccAAATGTGCTCTTCtattaacattttatatacttctttattattcaagtTAAACTTTCAACAAGGATTCTGCAGTGATCTCAAGCccccaagctttcatttgatacaaaaactaCCCAAATATTCCCACTATTAATCAAGATACAGCTATATATGCGTaggaattattttgtttaaaatatgtactactttcttgtatgttctttccgaccgggcctgaattagtggttctataccttaAAGGTACATATATTTAATACACGACActacaatataaaattaatattcaaacagACGGACGGATCAAACTATCCCACAATTGAATACAGCCATTTCTATATTTCAGAATGGCATGATGTTGAAGTGACATTGATCTACATCCTTCTTATAATTAATAAATCACAAAGTACATACAAAGCAACCGACAGAAGGAGGGTCTATTTCTCCTATATTTGTTTCACTAACATGGTCAAAATCTAAAAATTGCCAAATCATACTGGAAATTAAATATTAGAGTCTAaatgatattatataatataatttaaatatctCCTTAAAATCAATATGCTATTCAGTGCTATATATTGCTGTTGAAGACATTTTTGGAAATTACAAAGATTTGGGAAATGTTGTTACGAAAGTTGTCGATAACCAAAACGAAATTAATTCGTTACCgaaagacaataatacatagCTTTATTTTCGATAGAATTTTTGTTTTGGTTAACGATGTCCTTATACATTTTGAGACATATAGTCAAAATTTTCCTGATGCTAAAAGGACGTTTTAGAGGTTATGAACATGTCATTTTTGCTTGTGTATGTTTTGATTCCTAGTTAAGTTTAAAAAGCATAATTTATTCTTCGAGTCCGAATCTTTTTTTGAATGTCGTGGTTATCTCTCTACAAAAAATTAATCCCGCTTCCAATCAGCCTTATCTGCATATCCTATTATGCGATAAAATTAGTTCGTTGAGTTATAATTGTTTAAGGGGTTGAATGCACGCGATCAGATCATGCACGATATTGTACAAATTGACAAATTAAAAGTACACTGTGACAAGCGACATGACTGTTGTACATTGAGTGCTGTGAAAAACTTATCTGACATCTTCATAGTACCTCAAGAGTCAAAAGTAATATGCATTTAAGATCGTtcaatattgcaaaataaaaatgtgCAAGCCATCACTctaatcattttaataaaataaagtcTAGCCTTTCTTGTACTGTGTCACCACCGTTTCCCTATGGTTCCATTGATAGAAATTCGCAGCAGGTGAATAAAGGAATGTCAACTCATCTGTAAACAGAATGTGCGTTTGGATATGCGGATTGTACAGCTATGCTAAACCACAATCCCGGTTGACAAAGTGTAATCGAGGGGAAGTTATATATAAGTTCTGGATATTAAAgacaaatgtcaaatatttatacTGTTGGTTTTACGTATGAAGATTCAAAAGCAAAATGGCCATATTCttattttggtttttgtttttaagtttatCATTAAACATATCATATTGCTTAATTTACATTATGAAAAGAATCTACCAGGAGTTATTCAAACTTAAAAACAAGGTCATCTTcagtaaataaataaacattataaTGCGGACCTTATAATGCACATGCATcagttaaataaactcatcatagataccaggattcaaatgttgcacgccagacgcgcgttttgtctacaaagtactcatcagtgacgctcgaatcaaaaaatttaaaaggtcatataaaagtttaaagttgGAGAGCACTGAGGACACAAAATTCCTGaaggttttgtcaaataaaaataaggtaatctatttctggggtagttttataaacagttaatttataattgaccatattaatgataattcatggAGTTACTCTCGGGACGaaaagtccaccagcagtggcttaATAGATAGtgtaatgaaatacatgtattgtaaaatcaaaaataaataaagaaatgaacAATCATAAATTATTTGGTAACGGATTGttggtcctctatgctcttcaatttcgtacttaatttggtcttttaactttttttaatcgagcgtcactgattagtcttttttTGACGAAACACGCGCCTGGTTTCTATGCTGAGCGTTTATACTGCACAATGGAgttttcttataaattttaaagtacatttcagaaagaaagaaaaaaggcAACAAAAGGATGAAGATCAAACAGAGAGAAAGAAAAAGACCTATGGACCAATTCCTGTCAAAACGCTTTGTTTGTTTAGTGTACAATTGAACTGAATGGAAAGTTGGTTTATTGAATGTTCTTCCTACAACaggatcataaaaaaaattatatatttttactgggtttttttttttttgtcttttcgtctttttttttatttagacggagcattatcatttttttatttagacgGAGCATtatcattaacttttttttttttatttagacggAGCATTATCATTAACTTTTTATTACCCCTTGACATTTTCTTAATTCATTGTTATACATCAACTTGTTAACTGATTAATTTAATGATTCTACTTACTCTGATCAAATGAAAATTATTCATAATCTTAAAAGTTTCATCCAACGTATGTTTAAATGTCATATAATAAAAACTTAGCTTTGAATAAAACTTGAATGTTACTATCTGTTGCATGTCGAAAGActacaaatttaaacaaaaaacacagTAGCAAagaaacaaaagcaaaaaaataacaaGAGCAACATCTAGAAATAAAAAACACAGgagtttgaaacttttaaaaataaaaaaaacaggagcaacttttagaaataaaaaacacaGGAGCAACttttggaaataaaaacaaaaacaggagcaacttttagaaataaaaaacacaggagcaacttttgaaaaaaaacaggaacaacttttagaaataaaaaacacaGTAGCAACttttggaaataaaaacaaaatcaggagcaacttttagaaataaaaaaaaaacaggagcaacttttagaaataaaaaataacaggagcaacttttagaaataaaaaacacaGGAGCAACttttggaaataaaaacaaaaacaggagcaacttttagaaaaaaaacaaaacaggagcaactttaagaaataaaaaataacaggagcaacttttagaaataaaaaataacaggaGCAACTTTTAGAAATAAACaagaatgccccactcgcactatcattttcgatgttcaatggaccgtgacattgaggtaaaaactctaatttggcattaaaattagaaagatcatagggaacatgtgtactaagtttgaagtcgattggacttcgaattcatcaaaaactaccttgaccaaaaactttaacctgaagcgggacagacagatggacggacggacggtacgacgattgaacggacgcacaaaccagaaaacataatgcccctctactatcgtggGGCATAAAATATAGGAGCAACTTTTATGTCTAAAAGTGACATCAATTCAGTTTGTTATATTCACTTCGCACAAGGACTTGTATAGTGACACTATAGCTACACAAATCCTTGCTTCGCATTATCCTCAAGAGTGGGTATCTTTTCTCGCTTGCTACGAACGTCCGGAGTGACAGCTATGTGTATCCGGCGGCCATGGCTACGCTTGCCACGGTGACGGCGTAAACTTAGACATGCACTCCATATCTATTATATTCCATAATATGATTATTTAAAGGTCATTAGCTGAGATTTCGACAATCATAATAGTATGATTAATATGTGTTTCAAACATTAATAAAAGTGGCTGGGTTCAATTTTGttggaaaaaaaaactcaaaatatcgcttatatattattgttttgtaagacaaaaattcGACTTCATTTGAGTAAGTTTGCATGGAAACTTTAATCTGACTCTTTGGCAGGAAATGGATTTAGCACATTCATTCAATAAATCACATGATCATCCACAGTTTTCTGAAGACATATCGATGATGAATTAGATGACGTCGTGTCCTAAAATACGTAAGAAATGCTGATACTTTATCACGATTTAATGCATTAATTGTTTAATGTTTGAATAGAGCTTTTGTAATTCTAATAAATATTTTAGTATGTAATAAATAAGATTAAAGATTTTCAGTCTATTCGTAGGTAGTGAATTCGAATTGGAACCTAGTAATTACCCTTTAACTACATTTGTAGTATGCAAACGCATAAATGCTTTCAATATACTTCTAAACCGTATATTTTGTTTACTCAGACTTAATAGATCTATAATAAAGACACCGCACATATGATGATTACAAATTaaacagtaaaatttaaaaatgcttTATTAGAATTGAGTAAGCTCAATGAAactgaaaagattttttattttatttctgtgaaTATCTAAAAGTTATTAGTTATAAAGTAACAACCTTTGAACAATAAATTTCACATTCTAACCACGAAAATAGAAAACTATTCacaatattgtaaattcagaaattattgcatgcatatattattACGATGTTTTAAGAATGATCGATATGCGAgataaattattgcgattttaggAATATCTGCATACAGAAATATGCATTCAGAATCCGAGTTCTTTttattgcgatactcacccagtcgcattattcgcattaataaaaaccttgcaataatttctgtatttacagtAATCCCTTCAATGGATATAGCAGCATATATTGAAAATGAGCAATGGTGTCCGGGACAAAACAATATCAGTGAAAACAAGACATTATATCTATAGATAAAATGAGTGGTTGTGTTTACGTAAATAAGACAGCACTAGCAACCCAACAATACAAAAACCAAAAGACCTTTAGAGATCTTAGAGGTCAACACACGATCCTCACCAATACAAAGAAGGATGTACACTTTTTTAAGCTCCAAATCAATTAATGtctaacaaaattttgaataataaacttAACAGCGACTTTCAAACAGGCAGATTTCTTCTTCGTTAGAATCGTTCCCcaaattaatataaattagaaAATGTGGCATTCAACACATCGAACattaagctataaagggcccaaaaatgactagtgtaaaacaattcaaacagaaaagcCAACGatctaatatatatatgaaaaacgagaaacacatatgaaccacaccaacaaacgataatcactgaacaacaggctcctggcttaggacaggtgcatatatAGAAATTCAACGGGTTTAAACCTAATGGTTAATTTGCTATTAAGCAAATAAGAAAAGGCAAGCATTTTAGAGAAAATACAAGTCAACCCTTGATACCATGAGCGACTTTTGTATTCTTCGTTCGGATACCATTGTAATAATCTTTGCTCTATAATCCAAAGTTCATTCTCTAGTTAGATAACCGTCTCGTACAAATCCGTTCACATTTAATAATCATTCACATATTTTAGTGCGAGATTCTTGTAGGTAGACAATGTCTTTAAACACTCCGTCTCGTACAAATCCGTTCACATTAAATAATCATTCACATATGTTAGTGCGAGATTCTCATGGGTAGACACTCCGTAGTAGTAAccgttttgatgttttatttttaggaTCCCAGCTGCTATTATTGTTCATTAATAAGCTGGTTAACCATGCTAAATGTGGTAGACTGATACTTGCTTTAAACGTCTGAATGAATGGTAACTAAATAATGACGGTATACCCTCTGATTAAGTAGTCATAAGTATAGACACAATCCCTAAATCATTAACATCATGGCTGCAAAAGCTTTGCTTAAATGACACTTAGTGTCATGTGCACATGTTTGTTTTTGGTATAGGTACTATTCATCACACTGCTATAAACGTAAGTAATAATTATAGCTATTTCATCTAAGGTGTAGGCGAATTATCCGAGAGAAAATTaatacaattgaataaaaaaaggaataaggacaacatataaataagaagatgtggtatgagtgtcaatgagacaacattccatcaaaatgtataaaaagtaaacatttataGCTTAAAGTACATCCTCCAACACGGAGCCTCGGCTCACCCAtgacagcaagctataaagtgccccaaaatgaccagtgtaaatcaattcaaacaggaaaaccaacggtctaagctatatgaaaaacgagaaacacttatcaaCCATACCAACAAACGCCAAGCTTTGTTTCGGTTAACCGTATTCCCTTTCTCtcaaatattttgtctttataacATGGGCATTTTTATTTGATCTGAGTGTTTTAAACAGCTACGTAATTGAAATATGTTCTGTTTATATCATCATAGAGCAAGCAAGCGCAGGTTTAATAGAAACAGGCGTGGTGAAAGTCTTGACCTTGATATggaattcatttttatttattgcaAGAGAATGAAGTTACCTTGTACTATGGGTAAAGTGACCATTCACTTACTGGACATTTGTGGCAGTAAATGTTACACTTATGAAGGAGATATCACGGATAACCGTTGGCTCCCGAATAGTTTTAGACCACACCCAATCGATTAATATTTGTTTGAAACTATGGAATAGTTATAGTAATAAACTTATTACATATAGTCATATGAGTTTATTTTGAATACAGcctatataagataagataagataagatcaattttattttccaaattaggtcCCCAGGGGGGCATATACACTTAACATATATAATTGATACAACATATATAAACGTTGTAAAccactttttttactttttgaaagatttcaaaacaaatattctaCGAATTTGTACGTATCAactttatatactagtatagttAACTTTGCTTAGTAAGATAGTTATTGAATAACTGTGTGCACCACGGGTTAGTCTGCTTAAAAATGTGccattttctaaaaaataattcttttttcTTAAGTTACAAATTAAGAATAGTATGGCTACTTAATCCATTTTAAATGTCCAAACCCAAAAGGAAAGTTAGCTGTCTGGTATCTAAACTTTAGATTTCAGAGTAGAAGAAGGCATTTCGTGTTGAATTTGACCATACAAAATTGTTATCAAGATCTCGATAATGTTTTATTATGACTTTAAGAGCCAACGTATTATTAATcaaaaaggatatatatatacCTTACTTCCTTACAAAAAAGTTTCCAAAAAAAATGATCTAATCTGACATTGGTTTTTGCCTTTTCTTATTCATCTTCTCTGTTTTGGCCAGGGTGTTGTTGGTTCTTCCGTGAAGTATGATTTAATTGCACTAAACAACGGTTTCATAGAAAACTGGTTAACCAAAAGTACACTGACAATTCTATATAATTGCTTGGataaaatgtgaattattcaTAAGCATAATCATTTAATCCTATGCATGCTTAAATGTCAGAATAAGAAAACCGAATAAAAATCTTAAATCTTATTATCGATTGCATGTAGAATATCTGGAACAACTTTATGACTCAAATGGAAATATGTGTTTTGGAATTACTTTGATCCATCTTTACCCTTCAAAGAAGACCAATTTATTATTGTGAATAAAAAATATGTGTGAAAAAAAGTGCCTATTTATACGAGACAGCAATCACTAGTACAACTTAAATTTGATAATGTGTCTATCAATTAAAGGACCTGTATAAAATGCATCAaggagacagcaacccaacaaagcaaaatatttttttttaaatcttgaggGTCATGATTTAATACACAATTAATTATTTCCCGAATTTTCCATTCCATTGCTATAGTTTGTTTCGAGTGAAGTGAGGACGGCGTAAAAAGTTCCACCGTGTATAGGTTGTATACACTCATGGTTTTACAGTAATGGCGTAACTGTTCCCTTATGGCCTTTCTTTTAATTTctgtacagtaaaaaaaaatccctttttcaATTATCTTGAAGTAGAATCATTACGTATGAGCGTGAATGTCTCTTAATAAAAGTGATGTCAATTGTCCTAAGTTATAAAAAGTTGATAATATTttaaacagaaataaacaaataactaGAACCAACATTCAAGTTCTCAATATAAAGAACGTCAGAATGTTTGGGATTAACCATGATTTTTCTGGCAAACGGGAGATAATTCAACTTGGTATGTGTATCTGAACAACATGATGAGTGCAACATTATAGGtctttaaattctccctcgccctgctcgtccgagtTTTAAGTATTTCTACTCTAAATTCAGTAGGCTTTAAACCAGAAAAACACAGAAATAGGATTAGTTGCTCTCAGTAACATATTATTTTCTCTTacgatattatattttattttactttgtacAGATTTCTTCGATTCAAAcagcatacatgtatacatacatgtaacaaacatagcagcaactgtaTATAAACTAATGTATATGTAGCTGGGTAGGtgttgtttaattttgatttttccatgtaATGTTTTGTGGACATTGTGGTCTTTTCTTTtcgctttttttttcattttttgtaatggcGTTGTCAAGTTTCTCTTCGACTTGTGAGTTTTGAAGTTCCCCTTGGTGTCTTCCGCCACTTGTTTACAAACATGTTATTTGCACGATAGTGTCATACTTTTCTTTCGTATGATGCATaagaaaaatatttacatttcattCTGCAGTGATGACTGTTGACCGTACACGATGATGCATGCAAGTGGCGTTGTTTGTAGTTGGAACATTTTTAGTAGTATATATTGTGTGGCAGCAGCAAATATTTTTGCCACGTTGACAAAAATTTTGCCCCCGTCAGCAAAAATTGCATAATATATTTGTtggataatatcaaaatattgatttttaatttgtaaaatataaaagaatgtttttattttttttttcactgcaTTAAACAATTTTAATGCATTACCAATCAATTTAACATTGTTGATATGCTGGATATGGAAGTAGTAAAAgtaaattgaacatttaaaaaaaattttcatttcattaaacaaTTTAACGCATTACCAATCATTTAAATTGTTGATATGCTGGATATGGAAGTAGTAaaaggaacatttaaaacaatttgagagctttaatttgataaaagtttaattggtaaatataataattaaccctaaccctaaccctaaccctaaccctaaccctaacccaaacaaaaatatcatacattataaattattattattattaataaaacatgGATGAGATAGAATCATGTGAAAATATAGCCAGACTTGATAACATATTCGATATAATATATGCAAAGTCAGTTTTTGACATTCTGAAGAAGGAAAATCAAGTGGAACACATAAGTGGAGGAAAtgcatgggattttttttatcaagtagaaaCAGATAAAGTGTACACCGATTTTGTTAATTTAGTCAGACAATCAAATATTCCAGATAATGTGAGAGTCTACTATCAACTTACATTTTTACAATCAACAGATTGGAAAAATACTATATTGAAAACACCGCACAGAGCATCTCGCATAATAGATAAAGTTGAAAAAATGATAGATTTGGAACCTATTTTTAACAATGGAAAATGATGATTTAGATGAAAAACTTAGGAATGTATATTACAATACAGCAAATGGGGGAGCATACCTAAGTGCTGAAAAAATTTATCAAACGTTGAAGACATCAAGAGATGGAAATGTACCAAGCGTATACAAGATCAGGAAATGGATGGAAAAAATAGACGACTACAATTTACAAAAACCTGTAAAACGTAgaattaaaagagtgaaaataattgtatcgGAACCGTATGAGCAATACGATGCTGACCTTATGGATGTATCCAACATACAGAAATATAACAATAAGACACGTTTCCTGTTGGTTGTTATCGATATTTTCACACGGTTTTTATGGATTTATCCATTAAAAAACAAGTTTGGGAAGACAGTAGCTGATGCATTTGAAAAAATCTTCAAACATGGTAAAATCCCTTTGAAGGTTTCCACAGATGCGGGAACTGAATTCAAAAACAAAGATTTGAAACGtgtgtttaaaaaatatgacatttaCCATCATGTCTATTTAAATTCCGACAGTAGTAAAGCGTCAATAGCAGAGAGGGTCAATTTGACATTTCGGAGGATGATGTTCCGATATTTTACAAAGCATAGAACTTATAGCTATCTCAATGTTATACAAAATTTGGTAGCAAGTTATAATGCAACGCCACATAGAAGTTTAAATAATACAGCTCCAAAAGATGtgaatgagaaaaacaaatatgatttgtgggcatatatgtatattaaaactCCACCCAAAGAAAAACGAATCAGAGAAAAGAAAGAAACATTAAAAGTACAACGTAAAAGAGGGAAacagtttcattttaaaatcaatgacATGGTAAGACTGAGCCATTTGAAGAAACCGTTTCAAAGAGCTTATCAGCAACAGTggacctccgaaatatttaaaatatatagacGATTTCTAATACATGGGAAAATCTTTTATAAAGTACAAGATTTTTTGGACAAGGAAGTTGTAGGCAATTTCAATTATACAGAGTTGCAGCGTGTGAAAAAGGAGGCTGACGCATTGTGGTTTGTTGAGAAAGTGCTTAAATGGCGAAGGCGGAATGGTCAACGTGAGGGTTATGTAAAATTCCAGGATTGGGATAAACGTTTTTGTCAGTGGATTCCTGAGAGAGATATTGTTGACTTTTAAAATGAGCTTTTACATGGTCATTAACAGTAACAAAAATTTAGACATTTACCCACATAACAG includes:
- the LOC139525239 gene encoding uncharacterized protein; this translates as MENDDLDEKLRNVYYNTANGGAYLSAEKIYQTLKTSRDGNVPSVYKIRKWMEKIDDYNLQKPVKRRIKRVKIIVSEPYEQYDADLMDVSNIQKYNNKTRFLLVVIDIFTRFLWIYPLKNKFGKTVADAFEKIFKHGKIPLKVSTDAGTEFKNKDLKRVFKKYDIYHHVYLNSDSSKASIAERVNLTFRRMMFRYFTKHRTYSYLNVIQNLVASYNATPHRSLNNTAPKDVNEKNKYDLWAYMYIKTPPKEKRIREKKETLKVQRKRGKQFHFKINDMVRLSHLKKPFQRAYQQQWTSEIFKIYRRFLIHGKIFYKVQDFLDKEVVGNFNYTELQRVKKEADALWFVEKVLKWRRRNGQREGYVKFQDWDKRFCQWIPERDIVDF